A window of Synechococcus sp. MU1643 contains these coding sequences:
- a CDS encoding glycogen/starch/alpha-glucan phosphorylase: MTTSQPFDLRLPTPGCHNDPERAGLDAKSVFDGMTEHLFFTLGKLAPTASRHDLYMALSYAVRDRLIMRYLATTEAMRARPQKSVAYLSAEFLIGPQLHSNLLNLGIQNEAEEALKNFGIESLQQILDVEEEPGLGNGGLGRLAACYMESLASLKIPATGYGIRYEFGIFDQLIRDGWQVEITDKWLKGGWPWELPQPDEACFVGFGGRTESYIDDKGNYRSRWIPAEHAIGIPHDVPVLGYRVNICDRLRLWRADATESFDFYAFNIGDYYGAVEEKVGSETLSKVLYPNDGTDEGRRLRLKQQHFFVSCSLQDMLRSLDNRGLAVEDFPNYWTVQLNDTHPAIAVAELMRLLIDDRHLEWDRAWDITSRSVAYTNHTLLPEALEKWDLNLFSSLLPRHLELIYEINRRFLQQVRLRYPGNDEIQRKLSIIDEEGSKAVRMAHLATIGAHHVNGVAALHSDLVKTDLLPEFAALWPEKFTNVTNGVTPRRWVALANPEMSALLDEHVGPDWISNMESLRKLEERQNDQGFLELWGNTKLSVKRKLATYIHRNTGVLVDPSSLFDVQVKRIHEYKRQHLNALQVITQYLRIKNGQTDGMAPRTVIFGGKAAPGYYMAKLIIRFLNGIADTINADPDMDGLLRVVFLPDYNVKLGEQVYPASDLSEQISTAGKEASGTGNMKFAMNGALTIGTLDGANVEIRELVRSENFFLFGKTVEEITALKQSGYRPSDVISALPELQEALRLIEMGHFSNGDGELFRPLLDNLTGNDPFFVMADYADYLRAQEAVSRAWSDRMHWNRMSLLNTARTGFFSSDRSISEYCNNIWAVDPLNVEITCDVR, translated from the coding sequence ATGACCACGTCCCAACCGTTCGATCTGCGTCTGCCGACACCCGGCTGTCACAACGACCCCGAACGCGCCGGCCTCGATGCCAAGAGCGTGTTCGACGGCATGACGGAGCACCTGTTCTTCACCCTCGGCAAACTGGCTCCCACTGCCAGCCGCCATGACCTCTACATGGCCCTGAGTTATGCAGTGCGCGACCGCTTGATAATGCGATATCTGGCCACCACCGAAGCGATGAGGGCCCGACCGCAGAAATCGGTGGCCTACCTGTCGGCAGAATTCCTGATCGGCCCGCAACTTCACAGCAACCTGCTGAACCTGGGGATCCAGAATGAGGCCGAAGAGGCCCTGAAGAATTTCGGCATCGAGTCGCTGCAGCAAATCCTTGATGTGGAGGAGGAACCGGGTCTGGGCAACGGCGGGCTCGGTCGCCTAGCGGCTTGCTACATGGAGTCGCTGGCGAGCCTGAAGATCCCGGCCACCGGTTACGGCATCCGCTACGAATTCGGCATCTTCGACCAGCTGATCCGCGATGGCTGGCAGGTGGAGATCACCGACAAATGGCTCAAGGGAGGCTGGCCATGGGAACTGCCCCAACCCGATGAGGCCTGTTTTGTGGGCTTCGGTGGCCGCACCGAGAGCTACATCGACGACAAAGGCAATTACCGCTCCCGCTGGATTCCAGCGGAACACGCCATCGGCATCCCCCACGACGTGCCAGTGCTGGGGTACCGGGTCAACATCTGCGATCGGCTCCGGCTGTGGCGTGCCGATGCCACCGAAAGCTTCGACTTCTATGCCTTCAACATCGGCGACTACTACGGCGCCGTTGAGGAAAAGGTGGGCAGCGAAACCCTCTCCAAGGTGCTGTATCCGAATGACGGCACTGACGAAGGCCGACGTCTTCGCCTGAAGCAGCAGCATTTCTTCGTCAGCTGCTCACTGCAGGACATGCTGCGCAGCCTCGACAACCGTGGGCTTGCCGTCGAAGACTTCCCCAACTACTGGACGGTTCAGCTCAACGACACCCATCCGGCCATCGCCGTGGCGGAGCTGATGCGCCTGCTGATCGACGATCGGCATCTGGAGTGGGACCGGGCCTGGGACATCACGTCCCGCTCCGTGGCCTACACCAACCACACCTTGCTGCCGGAAGCCCTGGAGAAGTGGGACCTCAACCTGTTCAGCAGCCTGCTGCCTCGCCATCTGGAGCTGATCTACGAAATCAACCGACGCTTCCTTCAGCAGGTGCGGCTGCGCTACCCCGGCAACGACGAGATCCAGCGAAAGCTGTCGATCATCGATGAAGAGGGCAGCAAAGCCGTGCGCATGGCCCACCTAGCCACGATCGGCGCACACCATGTGAACGGTGTCGCAGCGCTGCACTCCGATCTCGTGAAAACCGACCTGCTGCCGGAATTCGCAGCGCTGTGGCCCGAGAAGTTCACCAACGTCACCAATGGCGTCACCCCGCGCCGCTGGGTAGCCCTAGCCAACCCCGAGATGTCCGCCTTGCTGGATGAGCACGTGGGGCCCGATTGGATCTCCAACATGGAGAGTCTTAGGAAGCTGGAGGAACGACAGAACGACCAGGGCTTCCTGGAGCTCTGGGGCAACACCAAGCTGTCGGTGAAGCGCAAGCTGGCCACCTATATCCATCGCAACACAGGTGTGTTGGTGGATCCCTCCAGCCTGTTCGACGTGCAGGTGAAGCGCATCCACGAGTACAAGCGCCAGCACCTCAACGCCCTGCAGGTGATCACCCAGTACCTGCGAATCAAGAACGGCCAGACCGACGGCATGGCGCCCCGCACCGTGATCTTCGGCGGGAAGGCCGCTCCCGGCTACTACATGGCGAAGCTGATCATCCGCTTCCTCAACGGCATCGCCGACACCATCAATGCCGATCCCGACATGGACGGCCTGCTGCGGGTGGTGTTCCTGCCGGACTACAACGTGAAATTGGGAGAGCAGGTCTACCCCGCTTCGGATCTGTCCGAACAGATCTCCACCGCCGGCAAGGAAGCCTCCGGCACCGGCAACATGAAATTTGCCATGAATGGTGCCCTCACCATCGGCACCCTCGATGGGGCCAACGTGGAGATCCGCGAGCTGGTGAGGAGCGAAAATTTCTTCCTCTTCGGCAAAACCGTGGAAGAGATCACTGCCCTCAAGCAAAGCGGTTACCGCCCGAGCGACGTGATCTCAGCACTTCCGGAGCTGCAGGAGGCCCTGCGGCTGATCGAAATGGGGCACTTCAGCAACGGCGACGGAGAACTGTTCCGACCTCTACTCGACAACCTCACCGGCAATGATCCTTTCTTTGTGATGGCCGACTACGCCGATTACCTGCGGGCCCAGGAAGCAGTCAGCCGCGCCTGGAGCGATCGGATGCACTGGAATCGGATGTCGCTGCTGAACACGGCCCGAACCGGGTTCTTCTCCTCCGACCGTTCCATCAGCGAGTACTGCAACAACATCTGGGCCGTGGATCCACTCAATGTGGAGATCACCTGCGACGTGCGTTGA
- a CDS encoding cation:proton antiporter, with the protein MLLPTLLSEISSHDLELAETLIGVLRFMLIFVAARTLAEVLVRFELPTILGELLAGVLIGASGLHLLVPPETQVQLSGAFSEVVSGLSHVPVDEIPALYNESFGALQAVATLGLYSLLFLTGLESELEELMAVGAQAFSVAVVGVVLPFALGTLGLMAIFHVDAIPAIFAGASMTATSIGITASVFGELGYLRTREGQIVIGAAVLDDILGIVILAIVVSLGAGGSLEIGPIVQLVVAAVLFVVVALLLSQKAAPAFDWMIDQLKAPGAKLIGSYLLLAVSCFVASAIGLEAALGAFAAGLIASTSKHRHEIQASVTPIVGLFATVFFVLVGAGMDLSVINPSDPSARSALVVAAFLFVVAIIGKVAAGWAIFSKEKTNKLVVGLGMMPRGEVGLIFLGLGTASGLLSPGLEAAILLMVIGTTFLAPVLLRIVLKDKPPEDGNQVPDEFAADPLAGAS; encoded by the coding sequence ATGCTGCTGCCCACCCTGCTGAGCGAAATCAGCAGCCATGACCTCGAATTGGCGGAAACGCTGATCGGCGTCCTTCGCTTCATGCTCATCTTCGTGGCTGCCCGCACCCTCGCTGAGGTGCTGGTGCGTTTCGAGCTGCCCACCATCCTTGGGGAGCTCCTGGCTGGCGTGCTGATCGGTGCCTCGGGTTTGCATCTTCTGGTGCCGCCGGAGACTCAGGTGCAGCTCTCTGGCGCTTTTTCCGAGGTTGTCTCCGGTCTGTCGCATGTGCCGGTGGACGAGATTCCAGCTCTGTACAACGAGAGCTTCGGAGCTTTGCAGGCGGTGGCCACGTTGGGCCTCTACTCCCTGCTCTTCCTCACAGGTCTTGAGAGCGAGCTGGAGGAATTGATGGCGGTGGGGGCCCAGGCCTTCAGTGTCGCTGTGGTGGGTGTGGTGCTGCCCTTTGCCCTCGGCACCCTTGGCCTGATGGCCATCTTCCATGTGGATGCGATCCCAGCGATCTTCGCTGGCGCCTCGATGACGGCGACCAGCATCGGCATCACCGCAAGTGTCTTCGGCGAACTGGGCTATCTGCGCACCCGTGAGGGGCAGATCGTGATCGGCGCTGCCGTGCTCGACGACATCCTCGGCATCGTCATTCTTGCAATCGTGGTCTCCCTGGGTGCCGGTGGCAGCCTGGAGATTGGTCCCATCGTCCAGTTGGTGGTGGCGGCGGTGCTGTTCGTGGTGGTGGCCCTGTTGTTAAGCCAGAAGGCCGCACCGGCTTTTGATTGGATGATTGACCAACTCAAGGCTCCGGGCGCCAAGTTGATTGGCTCCTACCTGCTTCTGGCCGTCAGTTGTTTTGTTGCCTCAGCGATTGGTTTGGAGGCTGCCCTTGGGGCCTTTGCTGCTGGTTTGATTGCAAGCACTTCGAAGCACCGCCACGAAATTCAGGCGTCGGTCACCCCCATTGTTGGCCTGTTCGCCACTGTTTTCTTTGTTCTGGTGGGTGCCGGCATGGATCTGTCGGTGATCAATCCCTCCGACCCCAGTGCCCGTTCTGCTCTTGTGGTTGCAGCCTTCCTGTTCGTCGTGGCGATCATTGGCAAGGTGGCTGCTGGTTGGGCCATTTTCAGCAAGGAAAAGACCAATAAATTGGTTGTGGGTCTGGGGATGATGCCCCGAGGCGAAGTTGGCCTGATTTTCTTGGGCCTGGGAACGGCTTCAGGCTTGCTCAGCCCTGGCCTTGAGGCAGCGATTCTGCTGATGGTGATCGGCACCACCTTCCTCGCACCAGTGCTGCTGCGCATCGTCCTCAAAGACAAGCCCCCTGAGGACGGCAATCAAGTCCCCGACGAATTTGCAGCTGATCCCCTGGCGGGTGCCTCCTGA
- a CDS encoding alpha/beta fold hydrolase, protein MDRVTWSHLGHAVHTVQQHPEQDSADRPALLLVHGFGASTDHWRHNIPVLAQSHSVHAIDLLGFGRSAKPAGLNYGGALWRDQLVAYVRERIGRPTVIAGNSLGGFAALAAGAALGSDCAGVVLLNAAGPFSDEQKPPQGWGAIARQSIGTALLKSPVLQRLLFENLRRPATIRRTLNQVYVDKANVDDWLVESIRRPSLDPGAFGVFRTVFDIPRGQPLDELFAELTAPLLLLWGIRDPWINAPGRRSTFQRHAPVATTEVVLEAGHCPHDEVPDQVNTALLQWLEGLKSAVAPTNADLLASEVK, encoded by the coding sequence GTGGATCGCGTCACCTGGAGCCATCTCGGCCACGCCGTGCACACGGTGCAGCAGCATCCCGAGCAGGACAGTGCTGATCGTCCAGCCCTTCTGTTGGTGCATGGGTTCGGGGCATCCACAGATCACTGGCGCCACAACATTCCCGTGTTGGCTCAGAGCCATTCCGTGCATGCGATTGACCTGCTGGGCTTCGGCAGAAGTGCCAAGCCAGCAGGGCTGAACTACGGCGGTGCCTTATGGCGCGATCAATTGGTGGCCTATGTACGCGAGCGGATCGGCCGTCCGACAGTGATCGCCGGCAATTCCCTCGGTGGATTCGCGGCCCTTGCTGCCGGAGCCGCATTGGGATCGGACTGTGCGGGGGTTGTCTTGCTCAATGCGGCCGGTCCCTTCAGTGATGAGCAGAAACCGCCGCAAGGTTGGGGTGCGATCGCCCGTCAGAGCATCGGCACGGCCTTGCTGAAAAGCCCGGTGCTGCAGCGGTTGCTGTTCGAGAACCTGCGTCGGCCTGCCACGATCCGCCGCACCCTTAATCAGGTCTATGTCGACAAAGCCAACGTCGATGACTGGTTGGTGGAGTCGATCCGGCGCCCCTCCCTCGATCCCGGCGCTTTCGGGGTGTTCCGCACCGTCTTCGATATCCCTCGCGGTCAGCCCCTTGATGAGCTCTTCGCGGAACTGACCGCGCCGTTGTTGCTGCTTTGGGGCATCCGTGATCCCTGGATCAATGCACCCGGTCGCCGTTCCACCTTCCAGCGCCATGCCCCGGTGGCCACCACCGAGGTGGTCCTTGAGGCCGGGCACTGTCCTCACGATGAGGTGCCGGATCAGGTGAATACGGCCTTGCTGCAATGGCTGGAGGGCCTCAAGTCGGCTGTGGCACCGACAAATGCAGATCTGCTGGCTAGTGAAGTGAAGTAG
- a CDS encoding galactose mutarotase, which translates to MPMTLTQQSAPYAHWEFVHPSSGDQLRIIPERGGLVSGWCCGWREILYFDQERYADPTKSIRGGIPVLFPICGNLPGDVLSVDGVDYPLKQHGFARDLPWQLQLLEDQSGVRLSLSSTEATLAAYPFPFLLEMELRPVASALEISTKVHNCGDAAMPFSFGLHPYFNVSDLAQTRLTGLAEHCLNHLEMADASTTDQLNRLPEGVDFLCRPAGPVSLIDDATGLSLELQHQAPLDLSVVWTEPPRPMVCLEPWTGPRQALVSGDRKLVLEPGAQQTLCCRYSVS; encoded by the coding sequence ATGCCAATGACCCTCACCCAGCAGTCGGCCCCCTACGCCCACTGGGAATTTGTGCATCCCAGCAGCGGTGACCAGTTGCGGATCATTCCCGAGCGGGGTGGTTTGGTAAGTGGTTGGTGTTGCGGATGGCGGGAGATCCTGTACTTCGATCAGGAGCGTTACGCCGATCCCACCAAAAGCATTCGCGGCGGTATTCCGGTGCTGTTCCCGATCTGCGGCAACCTGCCCGGCGATGTGCTCTCGGTGGATGGCGTCGACTACCCCCTCAAGCAACACGGCTTCGCGCGGGATCTTCCCTGGCAGCTTCAGTTGCTGGAGGATCAAAGTGGCGTGCGCTTGAGTCTGTCCAGCACCGAGGCCACCCTGGCGGCCTATCCGTTCCCCTTCCTGCTGGAGATGGAGCTGCGCCCGGTTGCCTCTGCCTTGGAGATCTCCACCAAAGTGCACAACTGCGGTGATGCCGCCATGCCCTTCAGCTTTGGCTTGCATCCCTACTTCAACGTGAGCGATCTTGCCCAGACCCGGCTCACGGGCTTGGCGGAGCACTGCCTCAACCATCTGGAGATGGCGGATGCGTCCACGACCGATCAGCTCAATCGGCTGCCGGAGGGGGTGGATTTCCTCTGTCGCCCAGCGGGTCCAGTCAGCCTGATCGACGATGCCACCGGCCTGTCGCTGGAACTGCAGCATCAGGCACCGCTGGATCTCAGCGTGGTCTGGACCGAGCCTCCGCGGCCGATGGTCTGTCTCGAACCCTGGACGGGGCCTCGGCAGGCCCTGGTCAGCGGTGACCGCAAGCTGGTGCTAGAGCCAGGTGCCCAGCAGACCCTTTGTTGTCGCTACAGCGTCTCCTGA
- a CDS encoding FAD-binding oxidoreductase has translation MSHSPASRSALIDLVRQWHQNGTPWSPSGLGTRMDWGPPLDPRHEVLSCRQLNRVIDHAVDDLTITVEAGLPLQDLQDLLAEQGQWLPIDWPRAGTPGSIGGLVTRGLAGGLRQRHLGVRDQIIGIGLLRADGTEAHAGGRVVKNVAGYDLMRLLCGSWGSLALITELTLRLQPLRPARSSLLVDGDLKAQEAFRSELLRSSLTPERCDWINSGDGAWRLRLVVSSVSEQAVADQLKQLEAVAAEQQLKTERKACADALTTPFGASPSTQLVRLVLPPAQLQRLLRDEAMRALKLWCWELAAGAGCGDGWCDAATPDHQLEALRRSVIRLGGEMSLLKRAAGSRVPNWLDRPSRPLIEAVKRQFDPKLQLSRGRLPGVNQETL, from the coding sequence GTGAGCCATTCCCCCGCCAGCCGCAGCGCTCTGATCGACCTGGTGCGCCAGTGGCATCAGAACGGCACCCCCTGGAGCCCCAGTGGTCTGGGCACACGCATGGACTGGGGCCCACCGCTTGATCCCCGCCATGAGGTGCTCTCCTGCCGTCAGCTCAACCGGGTGATCGACCATGCCGTGGACGATCTGACCATCACGGTGGAAGCCGGCCTGCCCTTGCAGGACCTGCAGGATCTGCTTGCAGAGCAGGGCCAATGGCTGCCGATTGACTGGCCCCGGGCCGGCACTCCTGGAAGCATCGGCGGCCTGGTGACCCGTGGACTGGCGGGGGGACTGCGGCAACGCCATCTTGGGGTGCGCGATCAGATCATCGGCATAGGCCTGTTGCGGGCGGATGGCACCGAAGCCCATGCCGGTGGCCGTGTAGTGAAGAACGTGGCGGGCTACGACCTGATGCGGCTGCTCTGCGGCAGCTGGGGGAGCCTGGCGCTGATCACCGAACTCACCCTGCGGCTGCAACCGCTGCGCCCCGCCCGGAGCAGCCTGCTGGTGGACGGCGACCTGAAAGCCCAGGAGGCCTTCCGCAGCGAACTGCTGCGCTCCAGCCTGACGCCGGAACGCTGTGACTGGATCAACAGCGGCGATGGTGCATGGCGGCTGCGGCTGGTGGTGAGCAGCGTGTCGGAGCAGGCGGTGGCGGACCAGCTGAAGCAGCTTGAGGCGGTGGCTGCGGAACAGCAGCTCAAAACCGAACGCAAGGCCTGCGCCGATGCCCTGACCACACCCTTCGGTGCCAGCCCCTCAACGCAGCTGGTACGGCTGGTGCTGCCGCCGGCCCAGTTGCAGCGGTTGTTGCGGGATGAGGCGATGAGGGCCCTCAAGTTGTGGTGCTGGGAGCTGGCCGCCGGAGCCGGATGTGGTGATGGCTGGTGCGATGCCGCCACGCCGGATCATCAGCTGGAGGCCCTGCGCCGCAGCGTGATCCGCCTCGGCGGAGAAATGTCGCTGTTGAAACGCGCCGCTGGATCAAGGGTGCCCAACTGGCTCGACCGTCCCTCCCGGCCGCTGATCGAAGCGGTGAAACGCCAGTTCGATCCCAAGTTGCAACTCAGCCGCGGCCGGCTGCCCGGGGTGAATCAGGAGACGCTGTAG